A window of Candidatus Neomarinimicrobiota bacterium genomic DNA:
ACCATGAATCGGCTATAGCGGGGAGGGCGCTTTACGATTGATACGCACCCTTTTCCAAAAAATATCTAATAATCTTTCCTATGCAAAATTTAATCGGAGGGAGCTTTCCGGTTCACTTGGCGACCTCGGCACATTCTTACCGATAATTCTCGGATTAGCTTATGTTACAGGGCTTTCTTTTTCAGCAATGCTTTTCTGGTCCGGGGCGGCAAACATTTTAACGGGCTTGGTATTTGCCATACCTATGCCCGTTCAGCCAATGAAAGCGATCGCCGCAGTGGCATTATCCGGCGGAATGAGTGCCGATGAGGTTTATGCTTCCGGTATCATTATGGCAGTTTTGTTGATACTTATATGGAGCCTAAAATTGCCCAACGTGCTGGAAAAATTCGTGCCGAAAGCTGTTGTAAGGGGAATTCAGCTCAGTATCGGTCTTAGGCTTTTGATAAAGGGCATTGATATGATTTATTTAAAACCGCTAATCGGCTATGATAGTATCGTTGTAGGAGTCCTTGGGCTTTTATTCGTATTGGCGCTTTATAAAAACAATAGAATACCAACCGCCTTAATTATATTTATTTGCGGGTTATCAATAGCTATTTTAAGTGATTTCGAACTACTAAAATCTTTAAAAGCCGGATTATTCATCCCGGGTCTTATTAATATCAATTTCTCTGCCTTCTCCGGTGGTTTGTTCTCTGGTGCGATCCCGCAACTCCCTCTAACAATGCTGAATTCAGTTATAGCCGTTTCGGCATTATCGTATGATTTATTCCCGAAACGGGGTGCCGATACCGGTAATATAACTCTCAGCGTAGGTCTATTGAATTTCGCTTCTTTCTTTGGGGGGATGCCAATGTGTCACGGCTCCGGGGGATTAGCCGCTCAAAGTCGGTTTGGTG
This region includes:
- a CDS encoding putative sulfate/molybdate transporter gives rise to the protein MIRTLFQKISNNLSYAKFNRRELSGSLGDLGTFLPIILGLAYVTGLSFSAMLFWSGAANILTGLVFAIPMPVQPMKAIAAVALSGGMSADEVYASGIIMAVLLILIWSLKLPNVLEKFVPKAVVRGIQLSIGLRLLIKGIDMIYLKPLIGYDSIVVGVLGLLFVLALYKNNRIPTALIIFICGLSIAILSDFELLKSLKAGLFIPGLININFSAFSGGLFSGAIPQLPLTMLNSVIAVSALSYDLFPKRGADTGNITLSVGLLNFASFFGGMPMCHGSGGLAAQSRFGAETNGSIIFLGTAKILIAVVLGASIVPLISAFPESLLGVLLIVAGIELGSAVKDQRGLRNLLTIFILVAVSFVFGSLTAGFLLSLAASKSVLR